DNA sequence from the Pedobacter schmidteae genome:
TGTTATTGGCGTCGGCCGGATTGCTCTTTTGCCATATAGATTTAGGGACAACACCAAACATAGCGCCGCCGTCCAGTTTAAACAAGCCAGTATTTATTGTATGTAAGTTCATGATATGAATTTGGTTAGGGCTGTAAAGATAAAAAAAGAGGCGGTTAAATTTAAACGCCTCTTTTCTATGTTATCAATTTAATTGCACTATAAGTGGATGACCTCACCATACGCATCAGCAGCAGCTTCCATAATCGCTTCGCTCATCGTTGGGTGCGGGTGTACCGACTTAATCATTTCATGACCTGTAGTTTCCAGTTTACGTGCCACTACAATTTCAGCAATCATCTCAGTTACATTGGCACCAATCATGTGCGCACCCAGCAACTCACCATATTTTGCATCAAAAATCAGTTTCACAAAACCATCTTTAGCACCGGCTGCACTGGCTTTACCTGAGGCTGAGAAAGGGAATTTACCAATTTTAAGTTCATATCCTGCCGCTTTAGCTGCTTTTTCGGTATAACCTACAGAAGCAATTTCCGGACTGCAGTACGTACATCCAGGGATGTTGTTGTAATCTAGCGGCTCAGGTTTATGACCTGCAATTTTTTCTACGCAGATGATGCCTTCGGCCGATGCCACGTGTGCCAGCGCTTGTCCGCCAACTATGTCACCAATAGCATAATATCCTTTTACCGAAGTGTTGTAAAACTCATCAACTACTACTTTACCTTTTTCAGTTTTGATGCCTGTTTCTTCCAGACCGATGTTTTCGATGTTAGCTACTACGCCAGCAGCAGAAAGTACAATGTCGCATTCTAAAGTCTGCATTCCTGCAGCAGTTTTTACCTGAACTTTGCAGCCTGCACCGCTGGTATCTACCGATTCTACGCTTGAAGAA
Encoded proteins:
- the lpdA gene encoding dihydrolipoyl dehydrogenase — protein: MNYDVIVIGSGPGGYVAAIRASQLGLKTAVVERESLGGICLNWGCIPTKALLKSAQVFEYINHAAEYGIKTAEAEADFAAVIKRSRGVADGMSKGVQFLMKKNKIDVIMGTGKAKPGNKVEVKAADGSQKEYTATSIILATGGRSRELPNLKQDGKKVIGYRQAMVLPEQPKSMVVVGSGAIGVEFAYFYATLGTKVTIVEFMDNVVPVEDEDVSKQLLRSFKKAGIEIMTSSSVESVDTSGAGCKVQVKTAAGMQTLECDIVLSAAGVVANIENIGLEETGIKTEKGKVVVDEFYNTSVKGYYAIGDIVGGQALAHVASAEGIICVEKIAGHKPEPLDYNNIPGCTYCSPEIASVGYTEKAAKAAGYELKIGKFPFSASGKASAAGAKDGFVKLIFDAKYGELLGAHMIGANVTEMIAEIVVARKLETTGHEMIKSVHPHPTMSEAIMEAAADAYGEVIHL